A genomic stretch from Desulfolutivibrio sulfodismutans DSM 3696 includes:
- a CDS encoding sodium:solute symporter family protein: MSIMTWTYIIVGASFALYLSIAWMSRVKDTKGFYVAGGNVPALANGMATGADWMSAASFISMSGIISFMGYAGCMYLMGWTGGYVLLALLLAPYLRKFGKFTVPDFVGDRYYSKAARTVALICAIFVSLTYVAGQMRGVGIVFSRFLEVDVNTGVYIGMAIVFFYAALGGMKGITWTQVAQYGVLIFAFLVPAVAISLKITGNPIPQLGLGGSIVEGKDAGQFLLTALDRIGTDLGFAAYTTGFTGPGAKPMLDVLAITMCLMVGTAGLPHVIVRFYTVPSVRAARISAFYALLFISILYTTAPAVAAFARYNMVDSLNGVAYKSAPSWFTNWQKTGLIAWIDKNGDGIINYSYGPAFTGKLAFTGQDGQYGQPLIKNEPTTNKNELYVDNDIMVLANPEIANLPAWVVALVAAGGLAAALSTASGLLLVISSSVSHDLYFRMINPQASEKTQLLLGRIMIGVAVCVAGYFGVNPPGFVAQVVALAFGLASSSFFPIIVLGIFWKRTSREGAIAGMIAGMGFTLLYIIQTKFMGVAPWFLGISPEGIGTVGMVINFIATVAVTMMTPPPPAHIQDLVENVRIPRGAGQAAAAH, translated from the coding sequence ATGTCGATCATGACCTGGACCTACATCATCGTGGGGGCATCATTCGCCCTTTATCTGAGCATCGCCTGGATGAGCCGGGTGAAGGACACCAAGGGCTTTTACGTGGCCGGGGGCAACGTCCCGGCCCTGGCCAACGGCATGGCCACCGGCGCGGACTGGATGAGCGCGGCCTCGTTTATCTCCATGTCCGGCATCATCTCGTTTATGGGCTACGCCGGGTGCATGTACCTCATGGGTTGGACCGGCGGGTATGTGCTTTTGGCCCTGCTTCTGGCCCCGTATCTGCGCAAGTTCGGCAAATTCACGGTGCCGGACTTCGTGGGTGACCGCTATTATTCCAAGGCCGCCCGCACCGTGGCGCTGATTTGCGCCATCTTCGTCTCCCTGACCTATGTGGCCGGGCAGATGCGCGGCGTGGGCATCGTGTTCTCGCGCTTTCTGGAAGTGGACGTGAACACCGGCGTGTACATCGGCATGGCCATCGTGTTCTTTTATGCCGCGCTTGGCGGCATGAAGGGCATCACCTGGACCCAGGTGGCCCAGTACGGCGTGCTCATCTTCGCCTTCCTGGTCCCGGCCGTGGCCATCTCGCTCAAAATCACCGGCAACCCCATCCCGCAGCTCGGCCTCGGCGGCAGCATCGTCGAGGGCAAGGACGCCGGACAGTTTCTGCTGACCGCGCTGGACCGCATCGGCACGGACCTGGGGTTTGCGGCCTACACCACGGGATTTACCGGCCCCGGGGCCAAGCCCATGCTCGACGTGCTGGCCATCACCATGTGCCTGATGGTGGGCACGGCGGGCCTGCCCCACGTGATCGTGCGCTTCTACACCGTGCCAAGCGTCCGTGCGGCCCGCATCTCGGCCTTCTACGCCCTGCTTTTCATCTCTATCCTGTATACCACCGCCCCGGCCGTGGCCGCCTTCGCCCGCTACAACATGGTCGATTCCTTAAACGGCGTGGCCTACAAGAGCGCCCCGTCCTGGTTCACCAACTGGCAAAAGACCGGGCTCATCGCCTGGATCGACAAGAACGGCGACGGCATCATCAACTACAGCTACGGCCCGGCCTTCACCGGCAAGCTGGCCTTCACCGGCCAGGACGGGCAGTACGGCCAGCCGCTGATCAAAAACGAGCCCACCACCAACAAGAACGAGCTCTACGTGGACAACGACATCATGGTGCTGGCCAACCCTGAAATCGCCAATCTCCCGGCCTGGGTCGTGGCCCTGGTGGCGGCGGGCGGTCTGGCGGCGGCCCTGTCCACGGCCTCCGGCCTGCTCCTGGTCATCTCCTCGAGCGTCTCCCACGACCTCTACTTCCGCATGATCAACCCCCAGGCCTCGGAAAAGACGCAGCTTCTGCTGGGCCGAATCATGATCGGCGTGGCCGTGTGCGTGGCCGGCTACTTCGGCGTGAACCCGCCGGGGTTTGTGGCCCAGGTGGTGGCCCTGGCCTTCGGGCTGGCCTCGTCGTCCTTTTTCCCGATCATCGTGCTGGGCATCTTCTGGAAGCGCACCAGCCGGGAAGGGGCTATCGCCGGGATGATCGCGGGTATGGGATTCACCCTGCTCTACATCATCCAGACCAAGTTCATGGGCGTGGCCCCCTGGTTTCTGGGCATCAGCCCAGAGGGCATCGGCACCGTGGGCATGGTCATCAACTTCATCGCCACTGTCGCGGTGACCATGATGACCCCGCCGCCGCCCGCCCACATCCAGGATCTGGTGGAAAACGTGCGCATCCCCAGGGGCGCGGGCCAGGCGGCTGCGGCGCACTAA
- a CDS encoding DUF4212 domain-containing protein, with protein sequence MDTNGHMQHAAPSGDTAKADNDAKMRRYWQRNLRYMVVLLGIWFVAGYVLSIFFVNQLNAIHLGGFPLGFWFAQQGSIYIFVLLILAYFILMDRLDKEFDVHE encoded by the coding sequence ATGGACACCAACGGACACATGCAGCACGCCGCCCCGTCGGGCGACACGGCCAAGGCCGACAACGACGCCAAGATGCGTCGCTACTGGCAGCGCAACCTGAGATACATGGTGGTGCTCCTGGGCATCTGGTTCGTAGCCGGGTACGTCCTGAGCATTTTCTTCGTCAATCAGCTCAACGCCATCCACCTCGGCGGGTTCCCCTTGGGATTCTGGTTCGCCCAGCAGGGATCCATCTATATCTTCGTTCTCCTGATCCTGGCCTATTTCATCCTCATGGACCGGCTGGACAAGGAATTCGACGTCCACGAATAA
- a CDS encoding CGGC domain-containing protein codes for MEKILIVGCQKAMGDVCIGCSRCLVAFNRRLGLFSGYKEAEVIGLLSCGGCPGSVIVTRLAQVKLWNAPMNEKPTVVHIAPCIGDHCPYADDIMTKIQVKSGIPVVLGTHPFAPSDIFA; via the coding sequence ATGGAAAAGATTCTGATCGTCGGCTGCCAGAAGGCTATGGGCGACGTCTGCATCGGATGTTCACGCTGCCTGGTGGCCTTCAACCGGCGGCTGGGGCTGTTTTCGGGATATAAGGAGGCCGAGGTCATCGGCCTTCTGAGCTGCGGCGGCTGTCCCGGATCGGTGATCGTCACCCGCCTGGCCCAGGTCAAGCTCTGGAACGCCCCCATGAACGAAAAACCCACGGTGGTGCATATTGCGCCCTGTATCGGCGACCACTGTCCCTATGCGGACGACATCATGACCAAAATCCAGGTCAAAAGCGGCATCCCCGTGGTCCTGGGCACGCACCCCTTCGCCCCCTCGGACATCTTCGCGTAA
- a CDS encoding MBL fold metallo-hydrolase produces MAAHPILHDRLPASSPGLCLAVLADNDARPGFCAEHGLSLWLMLPGGGLWLWDTGQSGLFLENARRLGLSPETARGVALSHGHYDHAGGLEHLLRRPGFKGEIVAHPAFAIPHYRRTASAFACDIGCHCPPPLLKERLRVVHAPTRIDSGLHILPAIPRQRGHRQATGGMFLDAGGQWPDIIPDDACLVHTQGGTLTVILGCCHSGVANTLDAVREHFGDAPISLLLGGLHLAGEDRQTILDALEAITRHGVRALCPGHCTGETATALLREQFPGPVIPLAAGLILELRGDAP; encoded by the coding sequence ATGGCCGCCCATCCGATCCTTCACGACCGCCTGCCCGCTTCATCCCCGGGCCTTTGCCTCGCCGTCCTGGCGGACAACGACGCCCGGCCCGGCTTTTGCGCCGAACACGGCCTGAGCCTTTGGCTCATGCTTCCCGGCGGCGGCCTGTGGCTGTGGGACACCGGACAAAGCGGGCTTTTCCTCGAAAACGCCCGGCGGCTGGGGCTGTCGCCGGAGACGGCCCGGGGCGTGGCCTTAAGCCACGGACATTACGACCACGCCGGGGGCCTGGAGCACCTGCTGCGCCGCCCCGGTTTCAAAGGCGAGATCGTGGCCCATCCGGCCTTCGCCATCCCCCACTACCGGCGCACGGCCTCAGCCTTCGCCTGCGACATCGGCTGCCACTGCCCCCCGCCCCTCCTGAAGGAACGTCTGCGCGTGGTCCACGCCCCGACCCGGATCGATTCCGGCCTGCACATCCTCCCGGCCATCCCGCGCCAGCGCGGCCACCGGCAGGCCACAGGCGGCATGTTCCTCGACGCAGGCGGCCAGTGGCCGGACATCATCCCGGACGACGCCTGCCTGGTCCACACCCAGGGCGGCACGCTCACCGTCATCCTCGGATGCTGCCACAGCGGCGTCGCCAACACCCTGGACGCCGTGCGGGAACACTTCGGCGACGCCCCGATCAGCCTTCTGCTCGGCGGTCTGCACCTGGCCGGGGAGGATCGGCAGACGATCCTCGACGCCCTGGAGGCCATCACCCGCCACGGGGTGCGGGCCCTGTGCCCCGGGCACTGCACCGGGGAAACGGCCACGGCCCTTTTGCGCGAACAGTTTCCCGGCCCGGTCATTCCCCTGGCCGCCGGCCTGATCCTTGAACTCAGAGGAGACGCCCCATGA
- a CDS encoding CGGC domain-containing protein yields the protein MTKIGLIRCEKNETRCPLTGCLTSLHNAAQGFADLAQPELIGVFTCHCPGDHIADMAKILKSKGAEVISWCTCAFARREGGAWVLGGGFCDHLDELAQRVARETGLPCILGTAHLPQGYVPQTFDAPQDHADG from the coding sequence ATGACCAAAATCGGCCTGATCCGGTGTGAGAAAAACGAAACCCGCTGTCCCCTCACCGGCTGTCTGACAAGCCTTCACAACGCCGCACAAGGCTTTGCCGACTTGGCCCAGCCCGAACTCATCGGCGTTTTCACCTGCCATTGCCCCGGCGACCACATCGCCGACATGGCCAAAATCCTCAAATCCAAGGGCGCTGAAGTCATCTCCTGGTGTACCTGCGCCTTCGCCCGCCGGGAAGGCGGCGCATGGGTTTTGGGCGGGGGATTTTGCGACCACCTGGACGAACTGGCGCAACGTGTCGCCCGGGAGACCGGACTCCCCTGTATCCTTGGAACGGCGCATCTGCCCCAGGGATACGTCCCTCAAACCTTCGATGCGCCCCAGGATCACGCCGACGGGTGA
- a CDS encoding 4Fe-4S binding protein, with translation MVIAISAAGPDIDAPFDPDFGRCPYFCVFDTENAHCSAWANPCAGLRSSAGGRSVELLAGLGVNRVLTGICEKPALEALAKAGIAVATCQAPTVGRAMADCTKTMGLPLRCAAAISHEEALASLGFPVVSPMDMAFAPRLGGRGGGRGMGGGGRGMGGGRGMGGCGRGMSGSGANAAPRPAIPGPPTPRPPAARPPRPGNVTEANTRQRQKAVIDRTVCTGCGACVACCPTGALSLQAGKASVDRSLCVGCGACLRACPTGAVSLPRARRMPPCFPES, from the coding sequence ATGGTCATCGCCATTAGCGCCGCAGGCCCCGATATCGACGCCCCGTTCGATCCCGATTTCGGCCGCTGCCCGTATTTTTGCGTCTTCGACACCGAGAACGCCCATTGCAGCGCCTGGGCGAACCCCTGCGCCGGACTGCGCTCCAGTGCGGGAGGCCGATCCGTGGAGTTATTGGCCGGACTCGGCGTGAACCGGGTTCTCACGGGAATCTGCGAAAAACCCGCCCTCGAGGCCTTGGCCAAGGCTGGCATCGCCGTGGCGACCTGCCAGGCCCCAACCGTCGGCAGGGCCATGGCGGACTGCACAAAGACCATGGGGCTTCCCCTCCGCTGCGCGGCGGCCATAAGCCACGAAGAGGCCCTGGCCAGTCTCGGCTTTCCGGTGGTCTCGCCCATGGATATGGCCTTCGCCCCCCGCCTCGGGGGACGCGGCGGCGGCCGGGGCATGGGCGGAGGAGGGCGCGGAATGGGTGGCGGCCGGGGCATGGGCGGCTGCGGGCGCGGCATGTCGGGATCGGGCGCGAACGCCGCCCCACGGCCCGCCATCCCCGGGCCGCCGACGCCCCGGCCGCCTGCGGCCAGGCCCCCGCGCCCAGGCAATGTCACCGAGGCCAACACGCGACAACGCCAAAAGGCGGTCATCGACAGGACCGTGTGCACGGGATGCGGCGCTTGCGTCGCCTGCTGCCCCACGGGAGCCCTGTCCCTGCAGGCCGGGAAGGCCAGCGTCGACAGGTCGTTGTGCGTCGGTTGCGGCGCCTGCCTGCGGGCCTGCCCCACCGGGGCTGTCTCCCTTCCCCGCGCCCGGCGCATGCCGCCCTGTTTTCCCGAATCGTGA
- a CDS encoding iron ABC transporter substrate-binding protein: protein MKCSPLAMALVLACLIGLVSIPAHAADTRPVTDSLGRTVQVPAKVDRLICSGSGCLRLLTYLQAQDMAVAVDDIETKRSGFDARPYALANPQFKTMPLFGEFRGHDNPELIASLNPAPQVILKTYGTMGHDPQALQDKTGIPVVVMDYGDLGKNKAAFYATLRMMGDITGKKDRAEEVIAFFDKTEADLMGRIKGIPEAGRKTCFVGGIAKKGPHGLLSTEPTYQPFELAGCKNVALEAGENLDHAVVAKEKLVVWNPEYLFIDLATAQMGENAGGLYEIKTDPVYDGLSAKTSGKVYGLLPYNWYSINFGSILADAYFIGKTVNPDRFADVDPAAKADEIYTFLVGKPVFAQMTGAFGNMAFKPLPLK from the coding sequence ATGAAATGCTCCCCCCTTGCAATGGCCCTGGTCCTGGCCTGCCTGATCGGCCTTGTCTCCATCCCGGCCCACGCCGCCGACACCCGCCCCGTCACCGACTCCCTGGGCCGCACCGTGCAGGTGCCTGCCAAGGTCGACCGGCTCATCTGCTCCGGCTCCGGCTGCCTGCGGCTTCTGACCTATCTCCAGGCCCAGGATATGGCCGTGGCCGTGGACGACATCGAGACCAAGCGGTCGGGGTTCGACGCCCGGCCCTACGCCCTGGCCAACCCCCAGTTCAAGACCATGCCGCTTTTCGGGGAGTTTCGCGGCCACGACAATCCCGAACTCATCGCCTCCTTAAACCCCGCCCCCCAGGTCATCCTCAAGACCTATGGAACCATGGGCCATGATCCCCAGGCCCTCCAGGACAAGACCGGCATCCCGGTGGTGGTCATGGACTACGGCGACCTGGGCAAGAACAAGGCCGCCTTCTACGCCACCCTGCGCATGATGGGCGACATCACGGGCAAAAAGGACCGGGCCGAAGAGGTCATCGCCTTTTTCGACAAAACCGAGGCCGACCTCATGGGCAGGATAAAAGGCATCCCCGAGGCCGGGCGCAAGACCTGCTTTGTGGGCGGCATCGCCAAGAAGGGACCGCATGGGCTTTTGTCCACCGAGCCCACATATCAGCCCTTCGAGCTGGCCGGTTGCAAAAACGTGGCCCTCGAGGCCGGGGAAAACCTGGACCACGCCGTGGTGGCCAAGGAAAAGCTCGTGGTCTGGAACCCGGAGTATCTCTTCATCGACCTGGCCACGGCCCAGATGGGCGAAAACGCCGGGGGCCTGTACGAAATCAAGACCGACCCGGTCTACGACGGCCTGTCCGCCAAGACCTCGGGCAAGGTCTACGGCCTTCTGCCCTACAACTGGTATTCCATCAATTTCGGCTCCATCCTGGCCGACGCCTATTTCATCGGCAAGACCGTCAATCCGGACAGGTTCGCCGATGTGGACCCGGCGGCCAAGGCCGACGAGATCTATACCTTCCTGGTGGGCAAGCCGGTCTTCGCCCAGATGACCGGGGCCTTCGGGAACATGGCCTTCAAACCCCTGCCCCTGAAATAG
- a CDS encoding FecCD family ABC transporter permease — MHFGEGRIPEAYLAHVGRKRLIVCLSCVILAVLFVASVSLGPVNVPPLDVLAAFLGKAASPRDQIIVLSIRLPQSLAAALSGMALAAAGAAMQSILRNPLGSPFTLGISHAAAFGAAFSVIILGSGIMTSSQEGAVTILNPYLTTGMAFAFCLVAALIVVGVSRLRGASPEVMVLTGVALGALFTAGTMFLQYFADDRQLAAMVFWTFGDVARAKWNTLAFMAVVSLPVIGFFYLNRLNLNAIDAGDETARGLGVRVERLRLVGMLLASLLTATVVAFLGVIGFVGLVCPHLARWAVGDDHRFLLPLSCILGAVLLVASDTAARLVIAPSVLPVSVLTAFLGAPTFIALLLGRRKK, encoded by the coding sequence ATGCATTTCGGAGAGGGCCGGATTCCCGAGGCCTATCTGGCCCATGTGGGCCGCAAACGGCTCATCGTGTGTCTGTCCTGCGTAATCCTGGCTGTGCTTTTCGTGGCCTCGGTGTCGCTTGGGCCGGTGAACGTGCCGCCCCTGGACGTCCTGGCGGCCTTTCTGGGCAAGGCGGCAAGCCCCAGGGACCAGATCATCGTCCTGTCCATCCGCCTGCCCCAGTCCCTGGCCGCCGCGCTTTCGGGCATGGCCCTGGCCGCGGCCGGGGCAGCCATGCAGTCCATCCTGCGCAACCCCCTGGGGTCGCCGTTCACCCTGGGCATCTCCCACGCGGCAGCCTTCGGCGCGGCCTTTTCGGTCATCATCCTGGGCAGCGGGATCATGACCAGCAGCCAGGAGGGGGCGGTCACCATCTTAAACCCCTACCTGACCACGGGCATGGCCTTCGCCTTCTGTCTGGTGGCGGCGCTCATCGTGGTCGGGGTGTCGCGCCTGCGGGGGGCCAGCCCCGAGGTCATGGTCCTCACCGGCGTGGCCTTGGGCGCGCTTTTCACGGCCGGGACCATGTTTTTGCAGTATTTCGCCGATGACCGGCAGTTGGCGGCCATGGTTTTCTGGACCTTCGGGGACGTGGCCCGGGCCAAGTGGAACACCCTGGCCTTTATGGCCGTGGTGTCGCTTCCGGTGATCGGCTTTTTCTACCTGAACCGGCTGAACTTAAACGCCATCGACGCCGGGGACGAGACGGCCCGGGGCCTTGGGGTGCGGGTTGAGCGGCTGCGACTGGTGGGCATGCTCCTGGCCTCGCTTTTGACGGCCACGGTGGTGGCCTTTTTGGGGGTTATCGGCTTCGTGGGGCTGGTATGCCCGCATCTGGCCCGGTGGGCCGTGGGCGACGACCACCGATTTCTCCTGCCCCTGTCCTGCATTTTGGGCGCGGTGCTGCTTGTGGCCTCGGACACGGCGGCCCGGCTGGTCATCGCCCCGAGCGTGTTGCCGGTGTCGGTGCTCACGGCCTTTCTGGGCGCACCCACCTTCATCGCCCTGCTTCTCGGGAGGCGGAAGAAATGA
- a CDS encoding ABC transporter ATP-binding protein — MKLCARDLDVGYRDRLVLSQVAFELEPGEILAVLGPNGVGKTTLLRTLNAMLPARGGAVLVEDADILHMSSRQIAQTMGYVPQRSEAGRLTAFDAILLGRVPHLRFAVRQEDLRVVDAAIRRLGLEELALRNLDRMSGGELQKVCIARALVQEPSVLLLDEPTSSLDLKNQMEILNLVREVAQGHGVGVVMTMHDLSAALRFANRFLFLKKGRVLSVCDREGLSSEVIGEAYGVPVCIEWIRGCPVVIPEN; from the coding sequence ATGAAACTCTGCGCCAGGGACTTGGATGTCGGCTACCGGGACCGTCTGGTGCTCTCCCAGGTGGCCTTCGAGCTTGAGCCTGGGGAGATCCTGGCCGTTTTGGGGCCAAACGGCGTGGGCAAGACCACGCTCCTTCGCACCCTAAACGCCATGCTCCCGGCCCGGGGCGGCGCGGTCCTGGTCGAGGACGCGGACATCCTGCACATGTCCTCCCGCCAAATCGCCCAGACCATGGGCTATGTGCCCCAACGCTCCGAGGCCGGCAGGCTCACGGCGTTCGACGCCATCCTGCTCGGGCGCGTGCCGCACCTGCGCTTTGCCGTGCGCCAGGAGGATCTGCGGGTGGTGGATGCGGCCATCCGCCGCCTGGGGCTTGAGGAACTGGCCCTACGCAACCTGGACCGCATGAGCGGCGGCGAGCTTCAGAAGGTGTGCATCGCCCGGGCGTTGGTGCAGGAGCCCTCGGTGCTGCTTCTGGACGAACCCACCAGCAGCCTGGACCTGAAAAACCAGATGGAGATTTTAAATCTCGTGCGCGAGGTGGCCCAAGGCCACGGGGTGGGCGTGGTCATGACCATGCACGACCTGTCGGCGGCGCTGCGCTTCGCGAATCGGTTCCTGTTTCTGAAAAAAGGCCGGGTGCTGTCCGTGTGCGACCGGGAGGGCCTGTCGTCCGAGGTCATCGGCGAGGCCTACGGCGTGCCCGTTTGCATCGAATGGATCAGGGGATGTCCGGTGGTCATCCCGGAAAACTGA
- a CDS encoding FmdE family protein has protein sequence MGCTLTKDQLDAAVAFHGHECPGLTIGLRAAELCLREFGHNNDTPILAVVETDMCGVDAIQALTGCTYGKGNLIHRDLGKMAFSFYRKTDGKSFRAVLRPESHGEAGNLARSLMKTVFSGQATEEQKRLSAEMREKYRQHLLSLDLAEVFTIGDAPPMPRGAAILDSLVCEHCGESTMESRTRRFGGKTLCIPCFTAVEQKI, from the coding sequence ATGGGCTGCACGCTCACCAAAGACCAACTGGATGCCGCCGTGGCCTTCCACGGCCATGAATGCCCGGGCCTGACCATCGGGCTGCGGGCCGCGGAACTGTGCCTGCGCGAGTTCGGCCACAATAACGACACGCCCATCCTGGCCGTGGTGGAGACGGACATGTGCGGCGTGGACGCCATCCAGGCGCTCACGGGCTGCACCTACGGCAAGGGCAACCTCATCCACCGCGACCTGGGCAAGATGGCCTTTTCCTTCTACCGCAAGACGGACGGTAAAAGCTTTCGGGCCGTGCTGCGGCCGGAATCCCATGGCGAGGCCGGGAACCTGGCCCGGTCGCTCATGAAGACGGTGTTTTCCGGCCAGGCCACCGAGGAGCAAAAACGGCTTTCCGCCGAGATGCGGGAGAAATACCGCCAGCACCTACTCTCACTCGACCTGGCCGAGGTCTTCACCATCGGCGACGCGCCGCCCATGCCGCGCGGGGCGGCCATCCTGGACAGCCTGGTGTGCGAGCACTGCGGCGAATCGACCATGGAGTCGCGCACCCGGCGCTTTGGCGGCAAGACCCTGTGCATCCCCTGCTTTACGGCCGTGGAGCAGAAGATTTAG
- a CDS encoding IS5 family transposase, with protein sequence MSERNSNKPGIADYVVSHRRHKECFLDEIDRLIDWKPFEKLLRKKLSRVVNAVGNPAYAPLPMFKILLLQRWYNLSDAAVEECLYDRLSFVRFVGLSLDHDEVPDSSTICRFRQSLLEKNVLKRLLDKLNHQLQRRGLLVREGAIVDASVITSSRRPLKVIDILPEDREEDDDEASDVTISYSDDADAAWLRKGNRAYYGYKVHAATDSRDGFLLGGHVTPANRSDTQEFVDILDEIGPMPGGRIYADKGYSSQLNRHVLQARRLADGIMHKAARNRALNPAEKAANRQVSSVRSKVERAFGTLKRSYGFFRTRYLGVAKVELEFLLNAMAFNLKKAVLKAGC encoded by the coding sequence ATGAGCGAGCGCAATTCCAATAAGCCCGGTATTGCCGACTACGTCGTGTCCCATCGCAGGCACAAGGAATGCTTTCTGGATGAGATTGATCGCCTCATTGATTGGAAGCCGTTTGAGAAGCTTCTTCGAAAAAAGCTCAGCCGAGTCGTCAATGCCGTTGGTAATCCTGCATATGCACCGTTGCCGATGTTTAAAATCCTTCTGCTCCAGAGGTGGTACAACCTGAGCGACGCGGCGGTGGAGGAATGCTTGTACGATCGGTTGTCCTTTGTCCGATTCGTGGGCCTTTCCCTTGATCATGACGAGGTGCCCGATTCCTCGACCATTTGCCGGTTTCGGCAGAGCCTGCTTGAAAAAAACGTCTTGAAGCGGCTTCTGGACAAACTCAACCATCAACTCCAGCGGCGCGGCTTACTGGTACGTGAAGGAGCCATCGTGGACGCGAGCGTCATCACCTCCTCGCGCCGCCCCCTCAAAGTAATCGATATTCTTCCCGAAGATCGCGAGGAAGATGACGACGAGGCGTCGGACGTAACCATCAGCTACTCCGATGACGCCGATGCGGCCTGGTTGCGCAAAGGGAACCGGGCTTATTACGGCTACAAAGTCCATGCGGCCACGGACAGCCGGGACGGCTTTCTCCTCGGCGGCCATGTCACGCCCGCCAACCGTTCGGATACGCAGGAATTCGTGGATATTCTTGATGAGATTGGCCCCATGCCAGGGGGCCGCATCTATGCGGACAAGGGATACAGCAGCCAGTTGAACAGGCATGTGCTCCAAGCTCGGAGACTTGCCGACGGCATCATGCATAAGGCCGCTCGCAACCGTGCGCTGAACCCCGCCGAAAAAGCGGCAAATCGTCAAGTTAGCAGCGTCCGGTCGAAGGTGGAACGGGCTTTCGGAACGCTCAAAAGAAGTTATGGCTTCTTCCGGACGCGTTACCTGGGGGTAGCCAAGGTTGAACTTGAATTTTTACTCAACGCTATGGCTTTCAACTTGAAAAAAGCGGTGCTCAAAGCGGGATGTTGA
- a CDS encoding chemotaxis protein CheW produces the protein MAAPVEKKQYLTFALGEELFALESSLVLEVLEVPAITRIPRVADFLLGVINLRGNAATIVDVRRKFGMSPTECTRDTCVIVVERDFDGERQPVGLLADSVREVLEVTPDCVLPPPDMGLSVDARYIGGVARHGEDFVLLLDADRLLCLAELAARADA, from the coding sequence ATGGCCGCACCCGTAGAGAAAAAACAATACCTGACCTTCGCCCTGGGCGAGGAGCTCTTCGCCCTGGAGTCCTCCCTGGTCCTGGAGGTTCTGGAGGTTCCGGCCATCACCCGCATCCCCCGGGTGGCGGACTTTCTGCTCGGGGTCATCAATCTGCGCGGCAACGCGGCCACCATCGTGGACGTGCGCCGCAAGTTCGGCATGTCCCCCACGGAATGCACCCGCGACACCTGCGTCATCGTGGTGGAGCGGGATTTCGATGGAGAGCGCCAGCCCGTGGGACTTCTGGCCGATTCGGTGCGCGAGGTGCTGGAGGTTACCCCGGACTGCGTGCTGCCCCCCCCGGACATGGGGCTTTCCGTGGACGCCCGGTACATTGGCGGCGTGGCCCGGCATGGGGAGGACTTCGTTTTGCTGCTCGACGCCGACCGCCTGCTCTGTCTGGCGGAACTGGCCGCCCGCGCCGACGCATAG
- a CDS encoding cold-shock protein, translated as MSQEGTVKWFNEKKGFGFIEQNGGDDVFVHFSAISGNGFKTLHEGDRVSFEVVSGDKGVKAANVTVL; from the coding sequence ATGTCCCAGGAAGGAACGGTTAAGTGGTTCAACGAAAAGAAGGGTTTCGGCTTCATCGAGCAAAATGGCGGAGATGACGTGTTCGTGCATTTCTCGGCCATTTCCGGCAACGGATTCAAGACGCTGCACGAAGGCGACCGGGTCAGCTTCGAAGTTGTCTCCGGCGACAAAGGGGTCAAGGCGGCCAACGTGACCGTCCTGTAG
- a CDS encoding antibiotic biosynthesis monooxygenase family protein has product MIARVWTCRTPRRKADAFETHLRATGVAEVEKTPGGAGATVLRRDCAGVTHFVMISYWESYEAIRTFAGEDIDRAWLHGDDAAFELDPDLFVTHHQVVCGG; this is encoded by the coding sequence ATGATCGCCAGGGTTTGGACCTGCCGCACGCCACGACGCAAGGCCGACGCCTTCGAGACCCATCTGCGGGCCACGGGCGTGGCCGAGGTGGAGAAAACCCCGGGCGGCGCGGGCGCCACGGTCCTGCGCCGGGACTGCGCCGGGGTGACCCACTTTGTCATGATCTCGTACTGGGAATCCTACGAGGCCATCCGGACGTTTGCCGGGGAGGATATCGACCGGGCCTGGCTGCATGGCGACGATGCGGCCTTCGAACTGGACCCGGACCTGTTCGTCACCCACCATCAGGTGGTCTGCGGCGGCTGA